TGGTCTTGGAGGCGGGGTGATCATCATTCCATTGTTGACACTTGTGCTTGGGGTGGATATTCATTATGCAATTGGCGCATCTATTGTATCTGTAATTGCGACCTCTTCTGGTTCTGCTGCCGCTTATGTTAAGGAGGGAATTACGAACATAAGAATTGGAATGTTTTTAGAAATTGCTACCACTGTTAGCGCAATATTTGGAGCGGTAATTACTGTTTATCTTAATCCGGGATATATTGCGGTAATGTTTGGTTGTATTTTGCTTTTTTCGGCCATTATGATGGTGAGAAAAAAGATAGATCATTCTAACGATGATTTTTCAAGCCCTATGGCCAGGTTTTTTAAGCTAAATGGAAGTTATCCGGTAAATGGTGAGGTTGTACAATATGGCGTGCATAATGTAGCTGGCGGCTTTGTAATGATGTTTTTTGCGGGTATTATCTCTGGCTTACTGGGCATAGGATCTGGTGCATTAAAGGTATTGGCAATGGATAACATTATGCGTATCCCATTTAAGGTTTCCACTACCACCAGTAATTTTATGATGGGCGTGACTGCTGCAGCAAGTGCTGTGGTTTACCTGCACCGTGGACAGATTGATCCCGGAATTGCGATGCCGGTTACGCTTGGCGTTTTAACAGGCTCTACGCTGGGTGCAAGAATATTGATCAATACAAAGACAGATAAACTGAAGGTAATTTTTGCGGCGGTTGTGGTTTTTTTAGCACTGCAAATGATTTATAATGGGTTGTCAGGTAAAATATGAGAGCGAGCGGAAAAAAAATCTCTGGAGATAAGGACATACAGGTTATTTTAGGTACGCTGCTACGTGCTGGTGTTGTTGCGGCGATGACGGTAGTTTTTATTGGTGGTATTTTATATCTTTTGATGAATAGTTACCATTTGATCAGCTATGCTGAGTTTGATTCTACAAAGGCTAAATATGCCTCCATTACGGCAGTATTTGCGGGCTTGCGTACTATGGATGGTGCTGCAATTATTCAG
The nucleotide sequence above comes from Pedobacter sp. MC2016-14. Encoded proteins:
- a CDS encoding sulfite exporter TauE/SafE family protein, which encodes MSVLLFTIIVLAGAFLAGLLGSLTGLGGGVIIIPLLTLVLGVDIHYAIGASIVSVIATSSGSAAAYVKEGITNIRIGMFLEIATTVSAIFGAVITVYLNPGYIAVMFGCILLFSAIMMVRKKIDHSNDDFSSPMARFFKLNGSYPVNGEVVQYGVHNVAGGFVMMFFAGIISGLLGIGSGALKVLAMDNIMRIPFKVSTTTSNFMMGVTAAASAVVYLHRGQIDPGIAMPVTLGVLTGSTLGARILINTKTDKLKVIFAAVVVFLALQMIYNGLSGKI
- a CDS encoding DUF1634 domain-containing protein; this encodes MRASGKKISGDKDIQVILGTLLRAGVVAAMTVVFIGGILYLLMNSYHLISYAEFDSTKAKYASITAVFAGLRTMDGAAIIQFGVLLLIFTPITRVLFSVFGFLIERDYMYVIIGLFVLAVILFSLSNKLVG